The Colius striatus isolate bColStr4 chromosome 24, bColStr4.1.hap1, whole genome shotgun sequence genome includes a window with the following:
- the RBBP4 gene encoding histone-binding protein RBBP4 isoform X2, which produces MADKEAFDDAVEERVINEEYKIWKKNTPFLYDLVMTHALEWPSLTAQWLPDVTRPEGKDFSIHRLVLGTHTSDEQNHLVIASVQLPNDDAQFDASHYDSEKGEFGGFGSVSGKIEIEIKINHEGEVNRARYMPQNPCIIATKTPSSDVLVFDYTKHPSKPDPSGECNPDLRLRGHQKEGYGLSWNPNLSGHLLSASDDHTICLWDISAVPKEGKVVDAKTIFTGHTAVVEDVSWHLLHESLFGSVADDQKLMIWDTRSNNTSKPSHSVDAHTAEVNCLSFNPYSEFILATGSADKTVALWDLRNLKLKLHSFESHKDEIFQVQWSPHNETILASSGTDRRLNVWDLSKIGEEQSPEDAEDGPPELLFIHGGHTAKISDFSWNPNEPWVICSVSEDNIMQVWQMAENIYNDEDPEGSVDPEGQGS; this is translated from the exons aTGGCGGATAAGGAAG CCTTTGATGATGCGGTGGAAGAACGTGTGATCAATGAAGAGTACAAAATATGGAAGAAGAATACTCCTTTCTTATATGACTTGGTAATGACCCATGCTCTGGAATGGCCTAGCTTGACTGCTCAGTGGCTTCCTGATGTAACAAG ACCTGAAGGCAAAGATTTCAGTATCCACAGGTTAGTGCTGGGCACCCACACTTCAGATGAACAAAACCACCTCGTGATAGCCAGTGTGCAGCTGCCCAACGATGACGCCCAGTTCGATGCCTCACACTATGACAGTGAGAAGGGAG AGTTTGGAGGCTTTGGATCAGTCAGTGGTAAAATTGAAAtagaaatcaagataaaccacgaGGGGGAGGTGAACAGAGCACGTTACATGCCACAGAACCCGTGCATCATTGCCACGAAGACCCCATCCAGCGACGTCCTTGTCTTTGATTACACCAAACACCCTTCTAAACCAG ACCCTTCTGGAGAGTGTAACCCTGACCTGCGTCTTCGTGGCCACCAGAAGGAAGGTTATGGGCTGTCATGGAACCCAAACCTGAGTGGGCACTTGCTTAGTGCTTCTGATGATCAT aCCATTTGCTTGTGGGATATTAGTGCTGTCCCAAAGGAAGGCAAAGTGGTGGATGCAAAGACCATCTTCACAGGCCATACAGCAGTAGTGGAAGATGTATCTTGGCACCTGCTGCATGAATCTCTTTTTGGCTCTGTTGCTGATGATCAGAAGCTCATGAT CTGGGACACTCGGTCAAACAACACCTCCAAACCCAGTCATTCAGTGGATGCTCACACAGCTGAAGTCAACTGCCTCTCTTTCAATCCCTACAGCGAGTTTATCCTGGCTACAGGATCAGCTGATAAG acTGTTGCTTTATGGGACTTGAGGAACCTCAAACTGAAGCTTCACTCTTTTGAATCACATaaagatgaaatatttcag GTTCAGTGGTCTCCCCACAATGAAACCATATTGGCCTCCAGTGGCACCGACCGCAGGCTAAATGTCTGGGACTTGAG TAAAATTGGAGAAGAGCAATCCCCTGAAGATGCTGAGGACGGTCCCCCCGAGCTGTTG TTTATTCATGGTGGCCACACTGCAAAGATCTCTGATTTCTCCTGGAATCCCAATGAGCCCTGGGTAATTTGTTCTGTATCAGAAGATAATATCATGCAAGTCTGGCAAATG GCGGAGAACATCTATAACGATGAAGATCCTGAAGGAAGTGTGGATCCAGAAGGTCAAGGGTCCTAG
- the RBBP4 gene encoding histone-binding protein RBBP4 isoform X1, producing the protein MADKEAAFDDAVEERVINEEYKIWKKNTPFLYDLVMTHALEWPSLTAQWLPDVTRPEGKDFSIHRLVLGTHTSDEQNHLVIASVQLPNDDAQFDASHYDSEKGEFGGFGSVSGKIEIEIKINHEGEVNRARYMPQNPCIIATKTPSSDVLVFDYTKHPSKPDPSGECNPDLRLRGHQKEGYGLSWNPNLSGHLLSASDDHTICLWDISAVPKEGKVVDAKTIFTGHTAVVEDVSWHLLHESLFGSVADDQKLMIWDTRSNNTSKPSHSVDAHTAEVNCLSFNPYSEFILATGSADKTVALWDLRNLKLKLHSFESHKDEIFQVQWSPHNETILASSGTDRRLNVWDLSKIGEEQSPEDAEDGPPELLFIHGGHTAKISDFSWNPNEPWVICSVSEDNIMQVWQMAENIYNDEDPEGSVDPEGQGS; encoded by the exons aTGGCGGATAAGGAAG CAGCCTTTGATGATGCGGTGGAAGAACGTGTGATCAATGAAGAGTACAAAATATGGAAGAAGAATACTCCTTTCTTATATGACTTGGTAATGACCCATGCTCTGGAATGGCCTAGCTTGACTGCTCAGTGGCTTCCTGATGTAACAAG ACCTGAAGGCAAAGATTTCAGTATCCACAGGTTAGTGCTGGGCACCCACACTTCAGATGAACAAAACCACCTCGTGATAGCCAGTGTGCAGCTGCCCAACGATGACGCCCAGTTCGATGCCTCACACTATGACAGTGAGAAGGGAG AGTTTGGAGGCTTTGGATCAGTCAGTGGTAAAATTGAAAtagaaatcaagataaaccacgaGGGGGAGGTGAACAGAGCACGTTACATGCCACAGAACCCGTGCATCATTGCCACGAAGACCCCATCCAGCGACGTCCTTGTCTTTGATTACACCAAACACCCTTCTAAACCAG ACCCTTCTGGAGAGTGTAACCCTGACCTGCGTCTTCGTGGCCACCAGAAGGAAGGTTATGGGCTGTCATGGAACCCAAACCTGAGTGGGCACTTGCTTAGTGCTTCTGATGATCAT aCCATTTGCTTGTGGGATATTAGTGCTGTCCCAAAGGAAGGCAAAGTGGTGGATGCAAAGACCATCTTCACAGGCCATACAGCAGTAGTGGAAGATGTATCTTGGCACCTGCTGCATGAATCTCTTTTTGGCTCTGTTGCTGATGATCAGAAGCTCATGAT CTGGGACACTCGGTCAAACAACACCTCCAAACCCAGTCATTCAGTGGATGCTCACACAGCTGAAGTCAACTGCCTCTCTTTCAATCCCTACAGCGAGTTTATCCTGGCTACAGGATCAGCTGATAAG acTGTTGCTTTATGGGACTTGAGGAACCTCAAACTGAAGCTTCACTCTTTTGAATCACATaaagatgaaatatttcag GTTCAGTGGTCTCCCCACAATGAAACCATATTGGCCTCCAGTGGCACCGACCGCAGGCTAAATGTCTGGGACTTGAG TAAAATTGGAGAAGAGCAATCCCCTGAAGATGCTGAGGACGGTCCCCCCGAGCTGTTG TTTATTCATGGTGGCCACACTGCAAAGATCTCTGATTTCTCCTGGAATCCCAATGAGCCCTGGGTAATTTGTTCTGTATCAGAAGATAATATCATGCAAGTCTGGCAAATG GCGGAGAACATCTATAACGATGAAGATCCTGAAGGAAGTGTGGATCCAGAAGGTCAAGGGTCCTAG